DNA sequence from the Plodia interpunctella isolate USDA-ARS_2022_Savannah chromosome 19, ilPloInte3.2, whole genome shotgun sequence genome:
ATAATCATCTTTATTCATGTAAAAAAACAgtcattatttaacaaaagtttAGAACACTCATATTTTTTGCCAATTTATGTAAGTCACATTACTGTTTAGCCACATCAAGcaagaaagaagaagaagttctTATTGTTTCGGCAGTGACACCTGAATATggcttaaaatgtttttcttgatGTGGTTCACTCTGTTCTTAGGACCGAAACACATAACCGCACACTTATTAATCATCATATTAATCAcagtttcttatatttattaattatattttgttatttctaaattacacagttttatctttttcgttttttttatctatacctacttattcacttatttttttatatacttaatcacAACAGTCATCACAGTGTCTTGCATAAACGCTACGTTACAATTAGTCATTGATTATTCATTTGAAATACACTAATAAAATCACAGGttcaagtttaaaataaaaaaacacaataacaGTTAAAACAGTACAATAAGTCTAAAtgtcttaattataataatatacctaccttacaaagtattaattataatgacgCATATTGATTGCAAGTTTTTACATATGAATATTTCCCTTATTAATTATTCCCTTCTATTACTAGATCgggtactaatattattttaaattcttatttatcaTCACAATCATAATCACAGTTTACTACataaaagattaaatttaagaaGAGGACATATGAAGGAGCAATGTTATGAGTAGGTTCAAAAAAAAGGTCCATTAAGTAAAAAAGGGGTCTATTGCCTGTCTGTAGGGGTCCTGCCTGGGAATGCCCttgtatatcataataattgcACATGAGaccagaaaaatataaatataaaattgcgCTTTTTACTAACTTAAATAGTTCTTCATGttcttctctttcttttgttcttaataattaaacagtCTTAATCAAATCTTCAAAGTCTTTCTTGTTACctatttattcattgttcGTATCTGATCTTACATTTAAGGATTCTAAATCATTCGTTACCGTATTTTGCGTTAATGAAAGGTCATCAATGGTAATaatcatttctttttcaatatcAATTAAAGCTTCTAATACTTTCGtacgaaataataattttttaaagcaactcaatttttttacagttggtaataatgacttaaaaaaattcaagtcTTCGTCCATATTATCTGCAGTGTTATTCTTCACGCAATTTAACAACTCTAATTCGAAATCAGTTGGCGATTCGCACTTACGTTTCTTGGAAGATCGTGTTTCTTTGGTAACGCTGGAGCTGGTGCTAGGTACATTAATCAAATCTTCTTCAATAATCgtattattttgtgaagttCTCGGTGACGCGTTTTGCTCTACTGACTGATTAAAATTGTCTGCCGATTCTTCTCCTTGAGTATTCGAGTTTGAATCTAAAAATGACAGCATGTTAtagtaaatgtatgttttatttgccCTGGAACCGGAGCctgatttaagtttttttttagtagacCTCACTCTTATATAAGTGTCTCTTGCAGTTTTCCATCTTTGCTGCAGCTTTTTCACTGAAACAATAAcacaggtattttattttattacagatattTAGTTAGTGGACATACCTTCGTCGATATTCATCTGGCGTATCAGACAGGACTAACCACGGTCAGAAAAATAGTAACAGAAGtttgtcaaattataattgaaagGTTAAAGGAAGAATGTATACCAAAATTTTCCCGTGCGCTATGGGTAGAGACtgaaaaaggttttttaaCGCAAGCCCAGTTTCCTAACTGCATAGGTGCAATAGACGGAAAACATATACGCATTATAAGACCTCCACATAGTGGTTCCCTCTATTACAACTATAAGCATTACTATTCTATTGTACTGCTTGCAATGTGTAACGCCAACTATGAGTTTACCTATATAAACGTGGGAGTGCAGGGTAAAGAATCTGACTCCGCAATTTTCACACAAAGCCGATTGTACGAACAAATCAACAATGACTTAATAGATATTCCTCCTGCCAAAGCATTGCCCGTAATACACAATGATAAACCAACCAACATTGCTGCAACCGCAGCTTTGCCCTATATTATTGTAGGAGATGAAGCATTTGGGTTATCTAGCCATGTCATGCGGCCATATGCTCGAGCTCTCGAtttaaactacaaaaaaaaaatattcaattatagGTTAACGAGAGCGCGACGTTATATTGAGTGTACATTTGGTATCATGGCTAATAAATTTCGCATACTCCATCGTCCATTGAACGTTGGAAAAGACAAAgcaatttgttttcttaaaacaatttgtattttgcataattttataagatcAAGAAGTCAAATTAATGACTTTCATGATATTGTCATTATACCAGACCATATACGTTCAGTTCGGGGGTTATAGTAGAACCGCCTAAATGAGTCCTCGCCCGCGGAGTACAAGGGGCGCGGGGGTACGACGACGAAGGGGAACGAAAGAGGTGCGGGCGGCGGTCGAGCGTAGCGTGTAATACAAGAGGCGAAATGTTACTGGACATTTCTTGAGATATGTGAAGTCATAGTGGTTAGCGGCAAACAggtgaagatttttattaaaaaattaataatggctatacaaaatttgaatgaaacaactGTAAACTATACAACGTGTTCCTTTTGTTATCCCATATCTCCATGGTATCAACGAGACCACGTACATGAATTAAATAGCATAAGCATTTTtcgattattgttattttcaaatttttatttttcatacaaaacaattcgataaaaatgtgattttatgatatataggtatgatatgtaggtaaaaaaaaggtaataaagttatgtatgtaatatttatttatgcaaaatttatcaaaattataaatcaatcactTATGTCCATAATATCAGTATCACTGGAACTTGATTCTTCACTTTCGAAACAGCCATCATCAGAATCATCAGAATCGTCTtgcacattaataataaaatcaacaacttCATCTAGTGCTCCATCATGTTTGCAATATTCGTCTTCGATTTTAATCACGTGTTTAACACAATTCTCCCATTTCTCTTTGGGATATTCAGCAAATAATCTctctaatatttcttttttctggtCCAAATTAGAGTCGATACTTTTTTGTGCTAATTGTCCTTTGATATCACCCCAGACCAACTCAATGGGGTTCAGGTCTGGGTGATATGGAGGCAAACGCAATACTTCGTGTCCGTTTCTTTTCAATACCtcgtcaattttgtaaatatcttctgtgaaatggcttttaattaatttatataagtcaTCTTTTCTAAGTTTTTCATCAAAAGGCACGTTATGTCGTCGTAGCCATTCTTGCATAGTTGGCTTGGTAGAAGCCATAGTTGGCTTTTTCTCTTCTCGAACCGAATGATAAGCTGCGTTGTCCATTACTATGACAGAATTTTGCGGTATATTAGGCATGAGCTTTTCATTTATCCATTTACTGAAATTTGCGAAATTCATAGAATCGTGATAATCACCTGTTTTACATTTGGATTTGAATATCACAAGGGCTCCGTCTACAAATCCAATTTGACCTCCACAATGTACGATGATCAAACGGTCCCCTTTACCAATATGAGATAGAACGCCAAGTTCATCCTTTGATTGCCAACATTTTGAAACGTTATGAGACGCGTTTACATAAGTTTCGtcaaggtataaaatatgtcttctttctctacgatattttttaatagtatttaggtatttccACCTCCACGATGTGATATTTGGCTGTTCGATAAGGAGTTTCCTTTTAGATCcgcatttcttaaatttaaaacctagATCATGTAATAATAGCCTTAAATATTCCCTGCCGCAGTGTAATATATTCTCTTCTCTAAGTACAGCGTTCAAAGTTTTcagagtaggtatttttttgaaaattgtgtaaaactgAGTGACTTTTCTTCTTACCACTCCTTTTGTGAAATCGTCTATTTCCACTCTTTTTCTACGAACCTGTTTTGGTTTTCTTGGTGATTTAAATCTCTCGTTGTCATTTAATGCTTTCCCTTGTTGTACAATTCTAGATACAGTCTTTTCTGATAATCCAGTAACTTCtgctacagttttatttaaaggtataTCTTGTTTATATTCATCAGAATTTGGGtcgagtttcttttttctaaaatattcatatacgtTAAACGCCATTTGTTTGCACTGACTATTAATTCTATGTCCGAAAACATTTCGACTCATCTTGAGAATGTAATCTCATGTATAACTTTCACAAGGCGTCCGCAACTGTCAACACGTGTGATCGCTAACCGCGTAGCGAGCGAACTGAGTTTTTACAAGAATGCGCCCGCCGCCCGCACCTCTCTCGGTCCCCTTTGTCGTCGTACCCCCGCGCCCCTTGTACTCCGCGGGCGAGGACTCATTTAGGCGGTTCTACTATAATTGGAAATACCCACAGAGATTCGTATACATTACGCGATAACTTCGCAGATTATTTCGTTGCAGACGGACAGCTGTCATGGCAAGATCGCAGTATTTATTGAAGgcttttttatgtacattcaataattgaattttcacGGTTTTTTaccacacattttttattaacatagcaggcatattttaataatatacctaatgattttatttgttaaattcatCGGATGTAACCAGTTGCGCCGCCATGACAGTCgaaaattataagaaattcAGTATTCTTAcattaaataggtaaaatgttatgtaattacgcataaaatgaaactttttttctttcattacaCATCCAGTGATGTGTAGTTTGTACAGTGTCTAAAAACACAAGTAGGCAtcttttttactaaaatattattggtaCTCAAACACATGTAGACGCGACACCGATTGGAGCGTGACTAACTGCATGGTAGGCAATTACCTTCCATTGCTCTTGCCTTTGAAAGCGATTAAACAAACGACGATAAAGGTGTTTGTACTTCTCTAATGAATTGTTTGGTAGATTTTATACCGTCGTATTTAAGTGCTGCTGAGTGGAATAATTTACCTCGTACATCTCGAGCAACTGAGGTGCGTTGTAAAGTGTAATACAACGCACCTCCACCTTTTACAATTACGTAAAGCCTCACAAGGTCTCCAATTATAAGAATACATTCGAGTTCGAAAAGCTGTATATTTTGggaaatatatcattattagaCAATACAATACATGGTGTACGATTCACAATTGCATCATcttgaaatttaactttaacattCATGGTATCACCACCGAACAActctaatacatttttcagatctctcaaataacttatttataccatcgaaaaaaaatgatttatcttTGGTGTCAATATAGGCCGAAATTGCCGACTTCACTTTTTCATCGTCGCCAAATTTTTTTCCACGCagttcttttttcatttttggaaATAGATAATAGTCACTGGGTGCCAGTAGGCTTACTCTCGAATCACAATCCCAATATACGATCCCAATCTCAATGCAAGAAACGTCATTTGGCACTCTTGAATTTAACACTAGCGCCACATTGGTGCGGATATTGAGTGAACTAAATTTCATTGAGATTGAGTTTTGGAACTTGAGATCGTTACTCTTGAAGCCACTTTGACAGCTCCATATTGCGTTGAAGTTGTGTTGTTATTGGATATTGTAACAATAGCGAAAGAGTAACTTTGTTAGAACTGAGTTAACATTTTAgttgtgaaaaagtgcataaAATGGCTCGTTTGGTGTTGCAAAGCGTAATTCTTAGTGATGTCTATAGGAAGGATTTGCGAGAAACGCGTAATTTTCGTAGGATTGCTCGATACGCCGATAAAGCCCTTGCTCAAAGTGATGATGAATTTAAGCGAAATTATCGTGTCACCAAGACATTTTTTCATGGATTGTGCCAAGAACTTGTACCCTTGATGCAAACTCCAAAAAGGAGAAGTGATATCAGTACAAAATACaaggtaattttgtttgaaattatgtgtttgtttgtgatACTGAAACACAAAATTTGCGAAAGAACCtgtgtttaataaattggTTTTGGTTTACAGATACTAGTAGCACTTTCATTCTTTGCGACTGGCAGCTATCAACGCCTAGTGGGAAGTTCACTAGGTACTCCCATGTCACAACAATCAGTGTCTCGAGCATTGAGGGATGTATTTGCAGCATTAAATAGCCCGAGTGTCCTgcataaacacataaaatttcCTCAAACCGAGCAAGAACGCAATGTTATCAAAAGAAAGTCTGTAAATTGCATTTAATAAGCTATgatgattttgtttatattggaGAAATGAGTTAacaatcttttgtttttaggttttatgaaaaatttagtATCCCTGGAGTAATAGGATGCATAGATGGAACCCATGTGGCTATACTACGTCCTGCTGAAAATGAGAGATATTTTAACCGGAAACATTTCCATTCAAGGAATGTATTAATAGTATGTGTCCATTTAATATGGTTTACtacataaatacctacataacaaTAGCTTATAAGGCTGCCTACGCACTGGCGACCATAGACGCGGCCAGGCCGCCGCGGCCATGGTCGCCGGTGCTTATGCAAGCGCGACATGTGGACGGCCGAAAAATTTGCAGTCGACTTCCAAGGGTGTGTCAAGATGGACGTGCGGAAGATAATCACGCTAACTGTGCTTGTGTATTTACTACGAAAACGAAAACGGAAGATTTCACGTAAAAGACAGTTTTGGGTGCATCCATTACTTTGCGAGAGAAAGACTAAaggattatattatacttattttttggatttaaaaatgtatgagaaGAGATTCTTTAATTACATGAGAATGTCAACGAATACTTTTAACCTGTTACTGGATacaataaaaccaaaaattaCTGGAACTGGTAACAACTATCGGAAATGCATTCCAGCAGAAGAAAAATTAGTAATAACAATAAGGTaagctttttcttttttaaatacagaatgtttaaaaaatacgtgatatattttaaagggtGTTTCGGAATGTTCATAACAACCTGTATAATTCATTGACCAAGGTTTTGCCACTTTAAAAGATTTATGAACTATTGTTCAGTAGTATTCTACTTTACGACTTTGAAAAGGAGAGGAAAAGGGCTTGcttataacatgtttttaaatattaaaaaactgaagtagataatcaaattatttgtattttcataacttaaaaaatcgcAACTGTGAACAATTAATCATCCAAATTGGGAAATAGGTCTATCATTTCtgaattttgagaaatatcAGAATAATGAGTATGAGTATCGCTGTAATTTGAATCATCTGATATCCTGTTGGTAGTAGAATAACCTGAATAACTCGGTCGATGCGGGTCATATTCTTGGTCGTTACGAGTATTGAAATTACTTGAATAGTTTATGCGCGCTGTTGTAGGTGTACAGTTCGGTtggtatttttctataatttccATGATTTCCATTTTCGCTTTGGTCTTCATTGCAGCAGGGATTGTTTGAAATCTTTCGAGGAGGGATAAAAGAAACAGTCTGTCACAATTTGAATCATTCTGTGTAGTCGCTATGGTCTTATGCAGAACTGAAATTAGAGGGTCTGTATCGGATTCTTCGTTTGGCatttttttcttcctttttGTTCTAAGCGACTTTGATGCAGACTGTTGAGTCTCAAGATCAGAAGATCTTGCACTTTCATTTTCTTGACTTGCCTCTTCGAGACTATTTTCTGTTGCGTTTGTGTCCAGCACTGATTTCAAAAACAGTAATTGGTTGAAATAGGTGTATTGTGATTTACGTTTTGCAGCAGAACCACTTTTGACATCTTTAAGACGGCGCAGCTCTCTTGTGAAACAGTCTCTAAGGTTTTTCCATCTTTTTTGGAGAGTAATGCctgtaaatcaataaataaatgtaatacatattacaaaactaatattatgtttattaatgtgaattttattttcaggtatTTGGCTACTGGGTGTTCTTTATCTCATATAAGTCATGAATACCGTATAGGGCTTTCTACAGTATCGGAAATAGTATTTGATGTTTGTGAAGCAATATGGGAGATATTAAAACCAATTGTGATGCCACAATTGACCAGAGATAAGTGGATTCAAACGGCTGAAGGTTTTCAAAAATACGCCCAATTTCCTAATTGCATCGGAGCCATCGACGGCAAGCACATTAGAGTTATCAAACCACAACATTCGGGATCtctttattacaattacaagaattatttttcaatcgtGTTACTTGCAATATGtgatgtaaattataaatttctttacgTAGATATTGGAGCATACGGCAAATGCAGTGATTCGTCAATTTACAAAGACTCTGTATTTTATCATAGGCTTACACGTTAGCTGCCACCCCGGTCACCGGTGACCGGGCCCCTACCTAGATTTACGCGCCATAGCGGTCACCGGTGACCTCAAGGTAAACTTGTTTTTGGAACGAATTTGTGCGCCGTAGGACGCGTTTCTAATACAATTTCTGGACTGAAATGACCGGAGTGGCGCTGTAGAATACATCTTCGGCGTGGTTCCTGcctaactatttttttttcgaaaatactTCTGAAATTATGAACATGATAGTTTGTGATAAGTGAAAACCAACTTGTTTGTGCTTTTGTCACTTATCAAATAgttcaatttttgtattacacttatcaaatagattatataatatcataatagAAAATACCAATTCAATCTCAAATATTCTACACATACATATGAGAATTATAAGGGTTGGAAATTTTGTTGAagggaaaataaaactactttaGCATATGAAAATCGCAGCgcaaactattttatttaaaagtatcaataaaaaataaaattaaaatgatgaatttaaaaacttaaacataGCGATGGAACTTATTAAAACAGGTCAAACAAAAGTATGGTTCATTTGGACACTCTTTGCAGTATGTTGCAactttctttgttttatttttggcaaCTTTATAACCAAGCATTGCAGTGTTTTTTTTGTAGCATACTGAACAGAAACGTCTTGTGTTTCTAACATTGCCCTCTCGCTTTTCCAATTGGTGCTTCAGTCGTTTTGGTCTTTCAGTATGTTCAAGTTTTTCATTATCCATTCCTGAATCTACCAGATACTCCACTAACTGCCTTCTGTACTCTACTATACTTtctttcacttttttattttcagtgtaCATGATCCATCCATTTACAACagctgtatttaaaataacttcgATTCCTAATTTCTTGTACCATTTTACTGTTTTTCTTAATGGTGACGAATATGCAGTCATCTGGTCACTCATATCGACTGCTCCTTTTGCTTTATTGTAGGCTATTATCATTCTTGGTTTTCGAATCGTCCTGCCCTTTTTAATAACCTTAGAGAACCCTTTTGAGTGCTTTGTCGATAGCATCAACACATCCCGTTTGTCTTTCCATTTAAGTACACATATGCCACGTTCATTTTCCATTGCAATAGATTCACCTGGTTTTAATTTAGCCTCAACCACTGCTTTGGGCAAACCTTTCCTATTTTTCCTCAGGGTTCCGACCAAATGAGTATCCTTGTCAAGAAGTTGGTTTGCTAGCTCTCAACTAGTATACCAATTATCTGTTGCAACAGTATGTCCCAAACTTAATATGTGATCACATAAAGACATCACAACTTTTGGCGGTGAGGTATTTAGtatctcattatttttacCTGCATACAATTGCAATTTGCATGTATAGCCTGGTATTGTACATAgtttaaaaagtttcattccaTACTTGTGTCTTTTGCTCTTATTATATTGCCTAAAGATTATACGGCCTCTGAATGGGACCTGCGTTTCATCGACACATACGTCTTCCTTAGGCCCAtagtgttttttaaagttCTCGTTTAATTTGTCGATGAGAGGTcgtattttacaaattctatCTTTAGTATCAGCTGTTTCGTTATTTGTAAAGTGCAAATTCtgcaataatatttcaaatctgTTTCGGCTCATGACAGTTGGAGGAAAATGTTGCCTGTAAACACGGTCTGTACTCCAATAAAGACTGATTTTTGGTAACTTCACAAGACCCATGTACAATATTAAGCCAAAGAATCTTTTTACTTCATCTTTTGTAGTTGGTTTCCACTTATGCGAGCGTGACGAAGGTTTTACACTTCTTTGTCGTTGTTCTGCAAACAAATTCGTTTGAACTGCGATTTCTTCAAAGATATCATCTGGTACCATAAGGCTGAAATATTGGCCTTGGGCTGCATTTCGCAGTTGACTTGAACCATATGCTATGGTTTCTTCAttcctataaaataata
Encoded proteins:
- the LOC135309914 gene encoding uncharacterized protein LOC135309914; the encoded protein is MANFDTERFIIEVENRRGLWDLASNDYSNKDFKRQLWLEVVDIFGGESMEDKEKAELGITLQKRWKNLRDCFTRELRRLKDVKSGSAAKRKSQYTYFNQLLFLKSVLDTNATENSLEEASQENESARSSDLETQQSASKSLRTKRKKKMPNEESDTDPLISVLHKTIATTQNDSNCDRLFLLSLLERFQTIPAAMKTKAKMEIMEIIEKYQPNCTPTTARINYSSNFNTRNDQEYDPHRPSYSGYSTTNRISDDSNYSDTHTHYSDISQNSEMIDLFPNLDD
- the LOC128678472 gene encoding uncharacterized protein LOC128678472, which translates into the protein CVIVSVKKLQQRWKTARDTYIRVRSTKKKLKSGSGSRANKTYIYYNMLSFLDSNSNTQGEESADNFNQSVEQNASPRTSQNNTIIEEDLINVPSTSSSVTKETRSSKKRKCESPTDFELELLNCVKNNTADNMDEDLNFFKSLLPTVKKLSCFKKLLFRTKVLEALIDIEKEMIITIDDLSLTQNTVTNDLESLNVRSDTNNE
- the LOC128678123 gene encoding putative nuclease HARBI1 isoform X2, producing the protein MARLVLQSVILSDVYRKDLRETRNFRRIARYADKALAQSDDEFKRNYRVTKTFFHGLCQELVPLMQTPKRRSDISTKYKILVALSFFATGSYQRLVGSSLGTPMSQQSVSRALRDVFAALNSPSVLHKHIKFPQTEQERNVIKRKFYEKFSIPGVIGCIDGTHVAILRPAENERYFNRKHFHSRNVLIICDSDLNILSVDASFGGASHDSFIWNQHPIKDHLTQLINAGESAYLLGDSGYAQREYMMTPIVDAAAGSPEEHYTKMHVTARNTVEHTIGVLKNRWRCLLGHRVLHYHPVVAAKNINACCVLHNMCNRAHLIMEDDENPNNINRPSDAEPALQERAGASIELQSFYRVTIYIDLKYKDTSIIFN